GTTGGTGGTGGTGCACATTACAAAGACCTTGTGAATTGCTTCAAAGAGGAATTTGATTCAATCCTTGAAGTATTTATTCCTGAGCGTCCAGCCTTTCAGGCGAGTATCGGATACTGCCTAAATTCTCTCGAATTAGCGGAAGGTAACAAGTCCGTCTGCGTAGGGATTGACATTGGCAATGCTCAAACGGTAATTAGCTTGTTTAAAGACAGCTGATTCAGATCGGTTTAAAAAAAACCTCATGTTACCCGACATGAGGTTTTTTTTTGCACCCGAAATGCCCTAAATTGATTAATCAGACGGAGGCAATTTTGATTATTTTGAAGTTTTGATACAACCATCAAAGCATGTAAATAGTTAATAAACAAACAGTCTGAATAATATTGTGATTCAATCATCCTTTTGGGTTTGTCAAAAACCCGAACGTATCAGAACAGGCGAATTATTAAAAAAGAGAACTGAGAACAATGCTTAAAAACAAAAAAACAAACGTCGATGATAAGGATTTTTCAGACTTTGAAAACGTATGCATGCTTGGCCGAAACTCACTGATCAGAGACAACCGGCTCATAGCATATGCCAATTCGAAAATTTCGGGTTCTCTCATGCTGGATATATACTGTCAGCAAAGTCTGATTATTTCGGAAGAGGCAGTTGTCGTCGGCGATATTTACGCCGATACCGTTCATGTTCACGGTAAAGTTGCCGGTAATATTCACGCTACACAAAAAGTGCACATCCATGAGAAGGCTCAGATCTGTGGTATGGTACAATGTAAGGTTATCAAAATTGATGAGGGTGCCTTTTGTAAAATTGACGGAAGCGTTGGAAGCACGGAAAAGCTAACGGAACCTTATCGTACGGCCAATGATCCGTTTTACACCGAAAATATTGACCTGATCCGCAAAACCTTTGACGAATTGATCTCAACAGATTCTGATATACAGACAAAAGCTGAAGCGCAAAAGCAAAAGGCCACACGCTTCCGACTGAAAACCGAAGAGAAAGCATCAGAAACAACCGATTCGACCAGCAAAGAAAATGATGCAAAGAAATCCGGTAACTCATTGATTTTTTAAAATTTAATTTTACGCTTTCTTTTCATTCCTTAAAAGTCAGCCCGAATCATTCCAAGCTACATGGCGATGATTCGGGCTTTTTTATGTTGTAAACTTCGAAGCCGGGCCAAACTTTCATTTTTTTTTGAAAGTTATTTTTTTTGTTCCATAATCTAACCCGTATATTAGATTATACTCTGCAAGTATAACTGTCACATTTCATTATCTCAGACGGAATAGTCATTCGCCCGCTAACACAGGTGCAGATTGTTTGTGTCTGAGTTAATAGTCTAAATACGGAACCATGGAATTAAAAGAGTTAGACAAGCAGGAACAGATAGAATTTGTTCTCGAAAGAGCACATAAAGCCCTTAAAGACCTTGAGTCTTTTTCTCAGCTGGATGTAGACCGCATTGTTAAAGAAATTGCTAAGGTCGTTCACGAACATGCTGAATCGCTTGCTGAGGATGCTGTCCTTGAAACAGGTATGGGTAACATTCAGGATAAGATTATTAAAAACAAGACCAAGAGTGAGCTTATATATCACAGCCTGAGATACGAAAAAACCGTTGGCATCATTGAAGACAACCCTGTGCAGGGTCTACTCACGATTGCAGAACCTGTAGGAATAGTAGCTGCCATAATTCCATGCACCAATCCTACAGTTACCGCGATGAGTAACGCCATGTTCTGTATTAAAACAAGAAATCCCATCATCATCGCACCCCATCCGCGGGCTAAGCAGGTAACTGCGCGCACGGTAAAACTCATCAAAGAAGCCTGCAAACCTCTCGGCTTGCCTTCGGGTGCCATACAGGTGCTCATGGATTCCTCCAAAGAGGATATTCAGACGCTTATGCACAACTCAAACTATATTCTCGCAACAGGCGGCTCAGGCATGGTTAAAGCGGCCTACAGCAGCGGCAAGCCTTCTTTAGGCGTAGGTGCAGGAAATGTCCCTTGCGTGATTCATTCCAGCGCCAATATTGAGCAGTCGGTAGCTGATATCATCAAAAGCAAGACTTTTGATAACGGGCTGATCTGCGCAAGCGAGCAGGCAGTAATTGTTACACAGGATATCTCCGGAAAAGTTTGGGATGCGTTCAAAAAGCAGGGTGCTTTTGTTACCAATGTGCGCGAAAAACTGATGCTTCAAAAAGCTGCCTTTGGGGATGACGGTCACGTTCTGCCTAACGTCATTGGTCAGACCGCCGAAAAAATTGCCCGTTTCGCAGAGATTACGCTTCCGGAGAATACGGACATCAAGCTGTTTTTGGTTCCTACGGAAGGCATTGGACCGGAATATCCGTTTTCATCTGAAAAGATGAGCCCGATTCTGGCTTTCTACATCACGCCTGACTTTGAGCGCTCCATTGCATTTGCCAGCCGCCTGCTGCACTTTCAGGGAGCCGGACACACGGCAAGCATTCATACCAACGACCGGGAATCGGCGCTTCAGTTTGCGCATCAAATGAAAGCAAGCCGGGTGCTTGTAAATCAGCCGGCAGCTACAAGCAGCGGCGGCGCCCGCCATAACCGCTTAACACCGACCACTACACTGGGCTGTGGCAGCTGGGGCGGCAATATTACATCAGACAATATTACCGCACATCACCTGATCAATAAAAAGCGGGTAGCATTCAGAGTACGGGTTCCGCTCGAGACCGAGCACATTTTCAGTGATGATGTCTCCGATACACAACCCACCTACGCTTAATTCCTTACTCTTATGCGACCCATTCAGACGTACCAAATACCGGAAGTCTATGCCCGTCCCGGCGCCCTCAGCGAACTTTCAAAACTCATCAAAAGATTCAATGCGCAGCGCGTATTAATCGTCACTGATACCGGCATTGTACAGTCGGGCATACTGGACGTGACGGTCAAAGCGCTTAAAGGAAGCCACTTTGAGCTGCTGATCGAATCCGGCATACAGTCAGAACCCTCAACATCACTTGTTGATGCGCTCTTCGCCCGTGTGCAGGATTTTAACCCTGATGTTGTGATTGCACTTGGCGGAGGCAGCCCGATGGATGTTGCCAAATTACTCGCCGTGATGATTCGCCAGGGCGGTGATGCGGTGAGTTACCTGTTTCCGGATGCCGTTAAAACCAAAGGCGTACCGGTAATAGCGATACCGACTACTGCCGGCACCGGTAGCGAAGTAACGCCTATATCGGTGCTCACAGATGACAACGATGGCATAAAAAAAGCTGTCGTTGCCCGGGAACTGATTCCGGAAATTGCGCTGCTTGACGCCCATCTGTCGCTTCGGTTGCCCGCGCATGTAACAGCTTACAGTGGGATGGATGCCCTGACACACGCCATCGAAGCCTTTACCTCTACCCGTGCACATGCGTTTTCGGACAGTTTTGCCAGGGAAGCGGTTCGGCTTATCATCGGCAATCTGCGGGATGCGGTGCACAGCGGTATGCAGGAAGAATCAAGACATCTGATGCTGTTGGGTAGTTTTTATGCTGGTATCGCTTTCACCAATGCTGGTGTTGCGGCCGTGCATGCACTTGCTTATCCGCTCGGTGGTTTGTACGACGTTCCGCACGGGCTCGCCAACAGCCTGCTTCTCCCCTATGTGATGGCCTTCAACAAACCCGCCTGTGCAGCAAAATACCACGAACTTGCACGGGTCGCAGGTATTACCAACGGGCAGGACAACAGCTCCGGAGCCGAAGTACTTATCCGGTTTGTAAAGAACCTGTCAAGGGAAATTGGCGTGCCGGAGGGTCTCCATAAATTAAAAATTCCCGGTGTCGCACTGCCGGGTATGGCGCAGTCTGCTGCCGGAATAAAGCGGCTTATGAACAATAACCCCAGGCCGGTTTCCGCAGCGGATGCCGAACAGATTTACAGACACGCATACGGAAGTGCGCTTGCAACGACCTGATTTGCTACAATAAGCTTTTGGCTCTCAGCAAAAAAAGCCCGGTTCTGCTCCCATTCGGAAGCCGTTCCGGGCTTTTTTTATAAAGGATTACGCCGGCTTTACCAGTTGCAGACGACTGCGGTCTTGTTGTAAATCTCCAGGAATAGCTCACCGCTGTTTGCTATTTCGCCTATGGTGAGCGCGCCAAAGACTGTATCATCACCGGCAATAATCTGCAGCTCTTTATCAAACTCATCCCCCATAAACAAAGAGCGCGAAATGCAGTCAATGCTGAATCTGAACGGTTTACGGCCCTGATCTTTTCCGGCCGATTCCTCCACCGACTTGTCGCGGGCTGCGCGAGCGCCCTCCAGCAGTGAGTCCATATTTCCGTGCATCAGACTTACGTACTCGCCTTCGGGCACTTCATCAACAACGTGAATATGCTTTCCGGCAATCTGAATGGGATCTCTGATTACCATTTCGGAGTCAATTTTGACCATGCCGAACGGATAGGATTTTGCGATATCGAAAAAATTATCATCGGTGAATTTCTCTCCGGAATGCTGCTCAACAAGTTCCCGGTAAACTTCAAATGCCGGTTTCCACTCCAGCTCCTCAAGCATGTTGCCCGTGGCTTTGGTTACTTTCATGGGTTCCGAAATGGGCTTCCACCCGTGCTCAACACCTATGGAAAGCGGCAGACTTGTCAGGCCTAACAGTGCTGCATTGCTGTACATCCCATCCTGATTAAACAGACAGGGAAACGATTCGAAGCTGAGAGATCCTGCTCCCCCGCCAATATAGTTCACCCCAATTCCAAAGTAGTTATATAAGTAAGCTATGCTATCCGGTTTCCCGCTTCCCATCGCATCAACAAAATAAAACACAGACTGAATCTCCGTACCTGCCCTTTCGGACATTTTGTCAATCATCTCATCATATTCCGATTCAGTGATACCAAACGGCACAACACTGGTGTAAACGTCCTGATCTATTGGAATGACGATGAACCCCTGTTCCCTGCGCGATGCATCCGCGATGAGACCCGGGAAAAAACCTCCAAAAAAGGGCTTTTCGATTACATCAAAAAAAGCCTGAAACTGATCTTTCTCATTACGATGGGCGTCTGATATCAATATCAGGGCACATTTGCTTGTTTGATCTGAGTTAATAAGTTCGGCAGCTTTCTGAGATTCAGACCAATTGGGAAAATAAGTGGCTTGCATATTCATTAATTTAGAGTCGTTATTTGTACTGCAATAATAGAGATATTTATCCCCAACACAAACCTTTTACTGCTTCTGCAGGGGCGGCTTTCAAGGTTCAGGCAAAAAATGATACTGAACCAGCACATCTTTTAGCAGATCAGACTTAAGCGGTTTTGAAAGAAAGGCCGTCATCCCGCTCTCCATACAGCGCTGCCTTTCATCCGTTGCTACGCCGGCAGTAAGTGCGAAAATGGGAACTTCAGCTAAATACCCACCCATC
This genomic stretch from Cyclonatronum proteinivorum harbors:
- a CDS encoding bactofilin family protein, producing MLKNKKTNVDDKDFSDFENVCMLGRNSLIRDNRLIAYANSKISGSLMLDIYCQQSLIISEEAVVVGDIYADTVHVHGKVAGNIHATQKVHIHEKAQICGMVQCKVIKIDEGAFCKIDGSVGSTEKLTEPYRTANDPFYTENIDLIRKTFDELISTDSDIQTKAEAQKQKATRFRLKTEEKASETTDSTSKENDAKKSGNSLIF
- a CDS encoding aldehyde dehydrogenase family protein, with translation MELKELDKQEQIEFVLERAHKALKDLESFSQLDVDRIVKEIAKVVHEHAESLAEDAVLETGMGNIQDKIIKNKTKSELIYHSLRYEKTVGIIEDNPVQGLLTIAEPVGIVAAIIPCTNPTVTAMSNAMFCIKTRNPIIIAPHPRAKQVTARTVKLIKEACKPLGLPSGAIQVLMDSSKEDIQTLMHNSNYILATGGSGMVKAAYSSGKPSLGVGAGNVPCVIHSSANIEQSVADIIKSKTFDNGLICASEQAVIVTQDISGKVWDAFKKQGAFVTNVREKLMLQKAAFGDDGHVLPNVIGQTAEKIARFAEITLPENTDIKLFLVPTEGIGPEYPFSSEKMSPILAFYITPDFERSIAFASRLLHFQGAGHTASIHTNDRESALQFAHQMKASRVLVNQPAATSSGGARHNRLTPTTTLGCGSWGGNITSDNITAHHLINKKRVAFRVRVPLETEHIFSDDVSDTQPTYA
- a CDS encoding iron-containing alcohol dehydrogenase family protein, with protein sequence MRPIQTYQIPEVYARPGALSELSKLIKRFNAQRVLIVTDTGIVQSGILDVTVKALKGSHFELLIESGIQSEPSTSLVDALFARVQDFNPDVVIALGGGSPMDVAKLLAVMIRQGGDAVSYLFPDAVKTKGVPVIAIPTTAGTGSEVTPISVLTDDNDGIKKAVVARELIPEIALLDAHLSLRLPAHVTAYSGMDALTHAIEAFTSTRAHAFSDSFAREAVRLIIGNLRDAVHSGMQEESRHLMLLGSFYAGIAFTNAGVAAVHALAYPLGGLYDVPHGLANSLLLPYVMAFNKPACAAKYHELARVAGITNGQDNSSGAEVLIRFVKNLSREIGVPEGLHKLKIPGVALPGMAQSAAGIKRLMNNNPRPVSAADAEQIYRHAYGSALATT
- a CDS encoding FIST signal transduction protein, encoding MNMQATYFPNWSESQKAAELINSDQTSKCALILISDAHRNEKDQFQAFFDVIEKPFFGGFFPGLIADASRREQGFIVIPIDQDVYTSVVPFGITESEYDEMIDKMSERAGTEIQSVFYFVDAMGSGKPDSIAYLYNYFGIGVNYIGGGAGSLSFESFPCLFNQDGMYSNAALLGLTSLPLSIGVEHGWKPISEPMKVTKATGNMLEELEWKPAFEVYRELVEQHSGEKFTDDNFFDIAKSYPFGMVKIDSEMVIRDPIQIAGKHIHVVDEVPEGEYVSLMHGNMDSLLEGARAARDKSVEESAGKDQGRKPFRFSIDCISRSLFMGDEFDKELQIIAGDDTVFGALTIGEIANSGELFLEIYNKTAVVCNW